A single Hippopotamus amphibius kiboko isolate mHipAmp2 chromosome 5, mHipAmp2.hap2, whole genome shotgun sequence DNA region contains:
- the IKZF5 gene encoding zinc finger protein Pegasus, translating into MGEKKPEPLDFVKDFQEYLTQQTHHVNMISGSVSGDKEAEALQGAGTDGDQNGLDHPSVEVSLDENSGMLVDGFERTFDGKLKCRYCNYASKGTARLIEHIRIHTGEKPHRCHLCPFASAYERHLEAHMRSHTGEKPYKCELCSFRCSDRSNLSHHRRRKHKMVPIKGTRSSLSSKKMWGVLQKKTSNLGYSRRALINLSPPSMVVQKPDYLNDFTHEIPNIQTDSYESMAKTTATGGLPRDPQELMVDNPLNQLSTLAGQLSSLPPENQNPASPDVVPCPDEKPFMMQQPSAQAVVSAVSASIPQSSSPTSPEPRPSHSQRNYSPVAGPSSEPSAHTSTPSIGNSQPSTPAPTLPVQDPQLLHHCQHCDMYFADNILYTIHMGCHGYENPFQCNICGCKCKNKYDFACHFARGQHNQH; encoded by the exons ATGGGTGAAAAGAAACCAGAGCCTTTGGACTTTGTGAAAGATTTCCAGGAATATCTGACTCAGCAGACCCATCATGTCAACATGATTTCTGGATCCGTTAGTGGGGACAAAGAAGCAGAGGCTCTTCAGGGAG CTGGAACAGATGGTGATCAGAATGGACTTGATCACCCATCTGTCGAAGTTTCCCTGGATGAAAACTCAGGAATGTTAGTAGACGGGTTTGAAAGGACCTTTGATGGGAAGCTCAAGTGTCGGTACTGCAACTATGCCAGCAAAGGCACTGCCCGGCTCATCGAACACATTAGAATCCACACAG gtGAGAAACCTCATAGATGTCACTTATGTCCATTTGCATCTGCTTATGAACGTCATCTGGAAGCCCATATGCGTTCCCATACAGGAGAAAAACCATATAAATGTGAACTGTGTTCCTTCCGCTGCAGTGATCGAAGTAACCTGTCCCATCATCGAAGGCGCAAGCATAAAATGGTACCAATTAAAGGTACTAGGTCTTCCTTAAGCAGCAAGAAAATGTGGGGGGTTCTACAGAAGAAAACAAGCAATCTGGGCTACAGCAGACGAGCACTAATCAACTTAAGCCCACCTTCCATGGTGGTTCAGAAGCCAGACTACCTTAATGATTTTACCCATGAAATTCCAAATATCCAGACTGACTCCTATGAAAGTATGGCAAAAACCACAGCAACTGGTGGCCTGCCAAGGGACCCCCAAGAACTCATGGTTGACAACCCTCTAAACCAGCTCTCAACTCTAGCAGGACAGCTGTCCAGTTTGCCACCTGAAAACCAAAACCCCGCATCCCCTGATGTAGTTCCCTGCCCCGATGAGAAGCCTTTCATGATGCAGCAGCCCTCTGCCCAAGCAGTCGTTTCTGCTGTGTCAGCAAGTATTCCTCAGAGCTCCTCTCCCACTAGCCCCGAACCTCGGCCATCACATAGTCAGAGGAACTATAGTCCGGTGGCGGGTCCAAGCAGTGAACCAAGCGCCCACACGAGTACTCCTAGCATAGGAAACAGCCAGCCAAGCACTCCAGCTCCGACCCTGCCTGTCCAGGACCCGCAGCTTCTACACCACTGCCAGCACTGTGACATGTACTTTGCCGACAATATCCTTTACACTATTCACATGGGATGTCATGGGTATGAAAATCCTTTTCAGTGTAACATATGTGGATGCAAATGTAAAAACAAGTATGATTTTGCCTGTCATTTTGCAAGAGGGCAACATAACCAACACTGA